A window of Juglans regia cultivar Chandler chromosome 7, Walnut 2.0, whole genome shotgun sequence contains these coding sequences:
- the LOC108996680 gene encoding xyloglucan endotransglucosylase/hydrolase 2-like, whose amino-acid sequence MLSWHQLWLFQLLLTRPPPFSITSLVIIPPFFISTTISSFLYIPSPSRVPFAHNIHSSLSLSLKMASSSIGFSGCVLVGLVVVMISSLVVASAGNFYQDFDLTWGDNRAKVFKGGQLLSLSLDRVSGSGFRSKNEYHFGRIDMQLKLVAGNSAGTVTAYYLSSQGPTHDEIDFEFLGNLSGDPYIVHTNVFTQGKGNREQQFHLWFDPTRNFHTYSIIWKPQHIIFLVDNTPLRVFKNAESIGVPFPKSQPMKIYSSLWNADDWATRGGLVKTDWTKAPFTAYYRNFKVTAFKSTSSQSDSGWQTNELDAPGRRRLRWVQKYFMIYNYCTDLKRFPQGLPPECSSRSRFL is encoded by the exons ATGCTCAGCTGGCACCAGCTTTGGCTCTTCCAGTTATTGCTCACGCGTCCCCCACCCTTCTCCATAACCTCATTAGTAATAATCCCTCCCTTCTTTATCTCTACAACCATTTCCTCCTTCCTATATATACCTTCTCCCTCAAGAGTACCCTTCGCTCATAACATtcacagctctctctctctctctctaaaaatgGCTTCTTCTAGTATTGGGTTTTCTGGGTGTGTATTGGTTGGTCTGGTGGTGGTCATGATCAGTTCTTTAGTAGTTGCCTCTGCTGGTAACTTCTACCAAGACTTTGATTTAACATGGGGAGATAACCGTGCCAAGGTATTCAAGGGAGGACAgcttctgtctctctctctagacAGGGTCTCTGGCTCTGGCTTCCGCTCTAAGAATGAATACCACTTTGGGAGGATTGATATGCAGCTCAAACTTGTTGCCGGCAACTCTGCTGGCACTGTTACTGCATACTAT TTGTCTTCTCAGGGGCCAACTCATGATGAAATCGACTTTGAATTCTTGGGAAATCTTAGTGGTGACCCTTATATTGTGCACACCAATGTATTCACTCAAGGCAAGGGAAACAGGGAGCAGCAGTTCCATCTCTGGTTCGACCCCACCAGAAACTTTCACACTTACTCCATTATATGGAAACCCCAACATATAAT CTTCTTGGTCGATAACACTCCATTGAGAGTATTCAAGAATGCAGAATCGATTGGCGTTCCTTTCCCAAAGAGCCAACCCATGAAGATTTACTCTAGCCTTTGGAACGCAGACGACTGGGCCACGAGAGGGGGATTGGTGAAGACTGACTGGACGAAGGCTCCCTTTACAGCTTACTACCGGAACTTTAAGGTTACAGCATTCAAGAGTACAAGCTCTCAATCGGATTCTGGATGGCAGACGAACGAGCTTGATGCCCCAGGCCGAAGAAGACTGAGATGGGTGCAGAAATACTTCATGATTTACAACTACTGCACTGATTTAAAACGCTTCCCGCAGGGTCTTCCTCCTGAGTGCAGCTCACGATCGAGGtttctctaa